Within Topomyia yanbarensis strain Yona2022 chromosome 2, ASM3024719v1, whole genome shotgun sequence, the genomic segment tcgctgtatgtatctccatgatattctctggcaattggaatattttgatacaagacaaatttttcaaaagggcgtaaacgtttctacgtgtatgaatttcaatttttttttgttcgattactgtattttatacagcaaaactatctgagaacaagttacagggaatgaatacttctgtccgaaaaaaaatatacactgaaaaaaatgttgtgtcatgtttcaaaaaaacaaaaatttatgataaaataaataaaaaaattgcgaaaagaaacattttgattgtgattgcatgatggagaaaaaatcggtaaaaaagtttttctaacaataacttcgtacatgtttttaaatttcatactaattgacatacaaaattgtaattttattacagaatataactctaagcaccatttaaaatcaaaaagcatttaacaaaaatcttccaaaatgcgatagtttttgagatatttgaaattttgctccttcaaaaacaattaattcgtgcaattatgctctttttaaaagttattcgcgttaccccatcaaaaaatgtcaaaaatttaatgtttatcgttttaaagacgtaaaagcaaccttattagtgtatttggatcatggagaagctttcaataaaaaagttttcctaacaacaacttttgacatttttttataattcttactaatTGCAGTcacaaatacaattttctttttgaatatgattctaaacgccattttaaatcgaaatgctcttaagggacgatccataaatgacgtagcatttttttaattgatttttaacaccccctcccccatcgtagcatttcgtcacaaacctctaactacccccccccccccctggtaattacgtagcttggcggtaattcaccccccccccccccaccttgtccccgaaaaatttaaaaaaaatgaagaacgatgttagttattccccttaaaaaagctacgtagtatgacatgaccccctacccccctgtcttcacacatcatcacaaaatacaaaactccccttcccccatataatgctacgtcatttatggatgatccctaacaaaaattttctaaaatgtagtagttctcgagatattttaacttgttttaacaacacaattattttgttttattacgaccttttcataagttagttgcgtttctccatcaacaataataggtttttcaaaaggcccgtaaactttcgtgcaactttctctttgacatcaaggcgatgttgtaaaccatttgaaagttacatgaaagcaaccaaaatatatttcaaccatagggtctgttgattaaactatatagctgaatcatatgttggttgttttcatgtaactttaaaatgtttcacaatatcgccttgatgtcaaagagaaagttgcaggaaaatttacgggccttttgaaaaacataattttgttgattgagAAACGCGACttacttatgaaaaggtcgtaataaaacaaaataattgtgttgttaaaacaaaagttaaaatatctcgagaactacacaTTTTAGGACATTTTttgaagaacatttaaaatggcgtttagaatcatattcaaaaagaaaattgtatttttgactgcaaatagtaagaattataaaaaaatgtcaaaagttgttgttaggaaaacttttttattgaaagcttctccaggatccaaatacactaaaaaagttacttttacgtctttaacacgataaacattaaatttttgacattttttgatggggtaacgggaataacttttaaaaagagcataattacacgaattaattgtttttgaaggagaaaaatttcaaatatctcgaaaactatcgcattttggaagatttttgttaaatgcattttgattttaaatggtgcttagaattatattctgtaacagaattacaattttgtatgtctattagtatgaaatttaaaaacatgtgcgaagttattgttaggaaaacttttttaccgatttttttctccatcatgcaatcacattcaaaatgtttcttttctctttaggtttttggtaacaaaatattaaaaatataaattcacaatttaaatttttatcataaatttttgtttttttgaaaaactacacatttttttcagtgtatattttttcagacagaagtattcattccctgtaactcgttctcagatagttttgctgtataaaatacagtaatcgaacaaaaaaaaatttgaacttcATACACgcagaaacgtttacgcccttttgaaaagttgctcttgagtcaaaataatcttatcacctgtggaaaatatttagtcttgcatgacggtgaaacgtgtaaagtttcattggaatctaagatggtcggtcacgattttaaagattttcggacggatcttcgtggaattcctcaaaagtaacaaaactatgttttcataagattaatatgaaaaacatacgatttttatgattaccttaacattttataagttattgcaTATGCCAGTCGTGCGAATTTCATACGAGtatcttatgattctcataaacataagagaaatgtataatattgtcttaagataattcaaagatgtcttatggaacatgaaatcatagcaaactgatttaacaaaataaatgccgttttataagataatcttatgatttacatacgtgctacttgtggctaaaaattatacgatattcctatAAAATTCGCTGcattttttgcctgagtgtatCCCATATTTCTACTTTATACATTTAAatagtgtatatatatatatgccgATTAGGTGAAATTCCGAACAGTTTTAAGTTGTCAAGAATGATGACGTCATTAGCAACTCACCAAATCTGATCAAAACTTGGTACGGCCCCGGTGCGACCCAGTGAATCAGGCATTCGTTGATGTATAGCTCGGTTCATATTGTTGATAGTGATGAAAATCGGAGTCTTACGGTCACAACTTAAAATTTCCTGCCAGATTATCAGCTTACCGGCAAAATTGTCtgccaaaataattatttttggggAACATCTCCGTGACCTTTATCAATATAAAATTTCTATCCCGTCAGCTGTTTAGCGTAAAATTTGCCATACGTTTTATCGTCCTTTTTTACCTTGAATTTTGTCAGATCTGATCATACAGCTTTTAGGCCCGTTGTTTAATAGCCCGCTACTTGAAAAAACCTTACCGAGCGTGTTTCGAACTGTACTGCTCAGAATAAGAGACATCCCCGTGAGaatttgaaaatgaaatcagtttcgtggaataaaacaaaatcatTTCTTTTCGGAATATCAATGATTTATTCTCTCCTTTATTGACATTCACCATTATCGGATTTAGTATGAAGGATAAACCTTCTAAAGAATCAGGAACTTGAGATAGAGTACGAAAAATGAACTGTTCACTAACGCCTCCTAATGGCAGTATCCCATACTATTCGCTAAACCACCTCGAAGATTTTCATTTCGTGAGCCAATATAAACAATAACAAGCGCCGCCTAATGGCAGTGTtctgaaatattcaaaataatgtCTCGTAGATTGTGATTTTCTGAgcaacttcgtcgaagacttttctaaaaaaaatatggaTCTTAGGATACAGTAAGATGAAATAGTAACATGCTCACTGGCTCTACCTAGCGGCAGAATTTTGTTTCAAATTCTTTGGTCTTCCACAGGCTAGTTATTGATCCGATGAGTCTCAAAGTTCTGTCGAACATTCTACCGCTGAAAGATCGCTTTTGGGAGCTCTCTTATCGATTTcccattcgatgcgatatcttgaacgcattggtgattgaaaactacgagaggcttgtcgagctcaattccgAGACCCATTTTATGTCCTTATACTATGACTACTCGGCGCAGAATATTAAACATTCTTCTTGCAATCCCATCCATGCTCATTTTTCAGATACGCATGAATCGACGATTTTATTCGACACATCCATTGACGAAGATGAGATTCGTGAAATAgtggaccacatacgcccgcaaCCGGTCCCGAAAATGTGAAATGTTTCATAATATATACCAAGAGGTCGAttgaattaaagaaaacaagtaATATTTCCCCATACCATGGTGAAATAAACAATAGAAACGCCAAATAAATTCAAGTCATTTTTTACTTGGCTATGCGGTAAGCTAGATTTCCGATTCGTGGAATGTGTGTGTTATTTTTTTCCGACACGTTTCGTCTGCCCGAAAAGGCTCTACTATAGATAGACAAAAAGATTCACTTTCCTAGCCAGTTGACTTGGTTTGAAAAAGTGATCGAAAATTTGTGCACAGCTTCTAGTAACACTGTACAGAATCAAAAGCTGGGATCAGATTCTAAACTTGCAGTGCTTTATATCAAAATTGTTCTTTGTAATGTTACTTAAACCTAAACTAACATCTGGCTTTCGGGAGTATCTCCAATAATTCATCGAAACGTGATTCAGGGCAATATACAATTATCTAAATAGAAAGTTTAATATCCAATTGAATATACCGTAATATGCCAAttataataaattttattaaagtAATTATGATTATTTCGAGCAGAGATCTTCTTTTTCGGAGGGGCGCTCCATTTGCAGGATCGCCAGATGCTGCATGAAGATCAACATGAAGCAATCCCAACCCTTACATGTGCTTAGTTTAGCTCAGTTCGTGAAGGACCCCTTTATGGCACACTCTGAtcacatatttttttaactCTTTTCAGGTTCTAACTGGACCATCTACGTAGGTTTGGCGCTAACAGCAGCATTTTGTATAGCGATTGGAGCCGGACTAACGCGAATCGCCCGTCGGAAGAAGACCATCCCTGCTTATAACCTTGCAAGATCAGGTAAGTTTGTAATATATATCAGTTGATAGAAAATTATTTCTGTAATCGAGGTGACCTTATAAGCAAACAACAGCAAAAAATGATTAGtcgaagatttatttttcaaataactacAAACCATCTAATGGCTACATCAAAAGATAAACAGCATGAGTCAACAGTAGTACACCAATCGCTAAACCTTTACGCACTCCACTACTTGGTTCTCCTTGCTTGCCTTGTCTTAGTTTGGCCTTCGATAGACCTATATCTGTTTTATTCTTCGCCACCGCCCATGGATCGACGCCAATGTTTGCGGGTGGTTGAAGACCAGGAAATTGACGACTAGGAGGTTGACCAGGAATCGGCTGAAACTGCTGACCCGGAAAATACTGAACCGGAAATTGCTGACCCGTATACTGCTGTCCCGTATACTGCTGACCCGGAAGCTGCTGACCCGGAAGCTGCTGACCCGGAAGCTGCTGACCCGGAAGCTGCTGACCCGGAAGTCGCTGACCCGGAAGCTGCTGACCCGGAAATTGCTGACCCGGAAGCTGCTGACCCGGAAGTCGCTGACCTGGAAGTCGCTGACCCGCATATTGCTGTCCAGGCAATGGTTGTCCCGAAAATTGCTGCCCCGGAAATTGTTGtcccggaaactgtacaccaGGAAATTGCTGAGCTGGAATTCGGTTACCTGGCGGACGCTGGCCCGGAAGTTGCTGACACGGAACTTGTCTATTTCCATCGACACACATCTGTACCGGTGATGAACCGGGCCCATAATGTGGTGGTGGATGCCAAGTGCCACCCGGCTGTTGTAAGTAGGGTTGTTGAGGAGCATATCCTTGACCCGGGTTTGAAAGTGATGGATATCTTGCGACGCCAGCGTTTATGGGTTGCTGACCTGAATACTGATGGCATTGAGCTTGAAGTATTCTTCCGCTAGTGCACTTCTGTGGCGGAGCAATTCCTGAGCTAACTAGTTGTTGGGGCAAGGCTTGTGGTGGTGAATTAACTGGGTTTGATGGCCTGCAGGCGGGTCCGCCAGCTTTCGGTTTGCAGCTCGGTCTTTTCGATACAGGGAAACGCCAATCTTCAGGAGCAAAACCGGTCATAGTATTAACAGGTGAATTTGGAGGTTGATCTTTGGCGGTGTTGACGGGTTGCTTTGCGAGTGGATCTTGTACGTTATTCAGAGGCTGTTTTGCAAGTGGATCGTCAACAAGATTCACAGGCTCATTCACGAAAGGATCTTTGACAGCCTGATTTGCGAGTGGATCTTTGACAGGCTTCGCCGGCTGATTTACGAGTGGATCTTTGACGGTATTCACAGCCGGATTTTTTGGTGGCTCTTTGACGGTGTTCATAAGCTGACTTTCTTTGTCAGTATTTTCATCCAGAATTTGACCGGTAGAAGTttcattgtcaccaatttgtTTACTAGTTGTCGGAACACCAGTTTCACCATCCGCATAGTCGGCCATGTTATAATCGTCCGGATCTGCATTCGAAGCTGCACCAGTGGTCGAGGGAGCGGAAGTTTTTTGAACAGGTCCTTCGATCATACCACCGCTTGGAGAAACGCCTGTGTTTTAGAGAACATTCGCATTAAAGTTATAAATTAAGTTGAAATGATTATGAATACCTGGGTACATAAGGTTGCCTGGATTTAAAAATGCGT encodes:
- the LOC131680736 gene encoding spidroin-2-like, whose amino-acid sequence is MTGFAPEDWRFPVSKRPSCKPKAGGPACRPSNPVNSPPQALPQQLVSSGIAPPQKCTSGRILQAQCHQYSGQQPINAGVARYPSLSNPGQGYAPQQPYLQQPGGTWHPPPHYGPGSSPVQMCVDGNRQVPCQQLPGQRPPGNRIPAQQFPGVQFPGQQFPGQQFSGQPLPGQQYAGQRLPGQRLPGQQLPGQQFPGQQLPGQRLPGQQLPGQQLPGQQLPGQQLPGQQYTGQQYTGQQFPVQYFPGQQFQPIPGQPPSRQFPGLQPPANIGVDPWAVAKNKTDIGLSKAKLRQGKQGEPSSGVRKGLAIGVLLLTHAVYLLM